A single Mucilaginibacter inviolabilis DNA region contains:
- a CDS encoding histidine phosphatase family protein produces MKLLIKSGTILLVCALFITTTAFAQSADLKIIFIRHAEKPVKGDNLTCQGVNRSLKLPAVINAKFGVPAYLFVPAMGLGEATKHSRMFQTIIPLAAKYNLTINSSRQEKDSLGMAADLKSRAGTTLVVWEHNNIVPLVRALGIKEAGLKWPDDDYDSIWVVTFKNGNAAITFDKENIHPSSDCSF; encoded by the coding sequence ATGAAACTACTTATTAAAAGCGGCACCATATTACTGGTTTGCGCTTTGTTTATAACAACAACGGCCTTCGCTCAATCTGCTGATCTAAAGATCATATTTATACGTCATGCCGAAAAACCGGTAAAGGGTGATAACCTGACCTGCCAGGGAGTAAACAGATCATTAAAACTTCCGGCTGTTATTAATGCTAAATTTGGTGTCCCTGCTTATCTTTTCGTACCCGCTATGGGTTTGGGAGAAGCAACCAAACATTCCCGTATGTTTCAAACCATTATTCCTTTAGCGGCAAAATATAATCTTACGATTAACAGCAGCCGGCAGGAAAAGGATTCACTAGGAATGGCGGCAGATTTAAAAAGCAGAGCAGGAACAACCCTGGTGGTTTGGGAGCATAATAATATTGTACCTCTTGTAAGAGCATTAGGAATAAAAGAGGCCGGCCTGAAATGGCCCGATGACGATTATGACAGCATCTGGGTAGTAACGTTCAAAAACGGAAACGCCGCAATTACCTTTGATAAGGAAAATATACACCCTTCTTCCGATTGTAGTTTTTAA